From the Ralstonia wenshanensis genome, the window ACTTCACATCGGCCTTCAGGCCTGCGCCCGTGTTGACTTGCGCCGGGGCCACGGCAGCCGTGCCGTTGGTTTGCAGCGATGCGCCGGCCGACGGGGTTTGCGCGTTGGCGTAAGCCGAAGCAGTAGCGATGGCGATGGCGGACAGGGAGATCAGCAGCTTGTTCATGGAAGAGACTCCTTTCGTTCTGAACGGCCACGCGAAGGATTCGTCGCGGCATCACTCTGTGTGTGTTGAGTGAATGGGTTCAGTCTATGGAGCCCTTCCGGTTACGACTGTTAGGGGGTGTAAGCCTTTGTAATGTAAGGCGCACCCCTCTTGAAGCGTCGACAAAGCCAATGCCGGCAAGGGTTTGCAGGCGTAAGACACAGTGCGGATCGCACCATGTCTTAAACGTCTTGTCACAGAATCAGAGATTCGGCGCGAGGGCGCGCTCCACAAACGCGCGATCTTCGCCGCTGCGGGCGATCATGTCGTCCACCTGATCCTGGCCGATCTTGCCCAGCGTGAAGTACGTGCTGTCCGGGTGCGACAGATAGAAGCCTGATACCGATGCGGCGGGTGTCATCGCCAGCGCTTCGGTCAGGTTCATGCCGATCTCCTGTGCGTCGAGCACGCGGAAAATGTCGCGCTTGACGGTGTGCTCCGGGCAGGCCGGGTAGCCAGGGGCGGGGCGGATGCCCTTGTATTCCTCACGGATCAGCGCGTCGTTGTCGAGCGTTTCGTCCGGCGCGTAGCCCCACAGGTCGCGCCGCACGCGGGCGTGCAGGCATTCTGCAAACGCCTCGGCAAAGCGATCGGCCAGGGCCTTGAGCATGATCGCGCTGTAGTCGTCGTTGTCGGCTTCGAACTGCTTCTCGCGCTTTTCCACCCCGATGCCGCCGGTGACGGCAAATAGGCCGATGTAGTCGGCAATGCCGGTGCTCTTGGGCGCGATGAAATCGGCCAGGCAGCGGTTCGGGCGCATCACGCCGTCGATGATCGGGCGCTCGCTCTGCTGGCGGATGTTGCGCCAGGTGAGCGCGACTTCCGAGCGCGATTCGTCGGTGTAGATCTCGATGTCGTCGTCGTTGACGGTGTTGGCGGGCAGCAGCGCGATCACGCCGTTGGCCGTGAGCCAGCGCCCAGCAATGAGGCGCGCGAGCATGCTCTTGCCGTCGGAGAACACCTTGCGGGCCGATTCGCCGACGATCTCGTCATTGAGGATGTCAGGGAATTTGCCGGCCAGGTCCCACGTCTGGAAGAACGGGCCCCAGTCGATGTACTGCGCGAGTTCGTTCAGGTCGTAGTTGCGGAACACGCGGCGGCCGATGAACTTGGGCTTGGGCGGCGTGTAGTGGCTCCAGTCGATCTTGGTCTTGTTGGCGCGCGCGGCGGCCAGCGACACCATCGGCGTGGCCTTCTTGTTGGCGTGCTGGGTGCGGATGCGGTCGTAGTCGGCGTGCAGCTCTTCGACGTAGCGCGCGGCACCTTCGTCGGACAGCAGGCTCGATGCCACGCTCACCGAGCGTGAAGCGTCCGGCACGTAGACCACCGGCCCTTCGTAGTTCGGCGCAATCTTCACCGCGGTGTGCACGCGGCTCGTCGTCGCGCCGCCGATCAGCAGCGGGATCTTCTTCACGCGGAAGTATTCGTCGCGCTGCATTTCCGAGGCCACGTAGGCCATCTCTTCCAGCGAAGGCGTAATCAGGCCCGACAGCCCGATGATGTCCGCGCCTTCCACCTTCGCCTTTGCCAGGATGTCGTTGCACGGGACCATCACGCCCATGTTCACGACCTCGAAGTTATTGCACTGGAGCACGACGGTGACGATGTTCTTGCCGATGTCGTGCACATCGCCCTTGACCGTGGCGATAACGATCTTGCCGCGTGAGCGCACGTCGCCGCCGGCCGCTGCAATCTGGCGCTTCTCTTCTTCGATGAACGGAATCAGGTGCGCCACCGCCTGCTTCATCACGCGGGCGGACTTCACCACCTGCGGCAGGAACATCTTCCCGGCGCCGAAGAGGTCGCCGACGATGTTCATGCCGTCCATCAGCGGGCCTTCGATGACCTGGATCGGGCGCCCGCCGGCTGCAAAGATTTTCTGACGAACTTCTTCTGTGTCTTCGACCACGTAATCGGTGATGCCATGCACGAGCGCGTGGGCCAGGCGCTTTTCCACCGGCTCCTGGCGCCAGGCGAGGTTCTCTTCGCGCTTGGTGCCGCCGCCCTTGTAGCGGTCGGCAATTTCCAGCAGGCGATCGGTCGCATCTGGGCGGCGGTTGAGCACCACGTCTTCCACGCGGTCGCGCAGCTCGGGGTCGAGGTTCTCGTACACGCCGAGCTGCCCAGCGTTGACGATGCCCATGTCCATGCCCGCCTGAATCGCGTAGTACAGGAACACGGTGTGGATCGCCTCGCGCACCACGTCGTTGCCGCGGAACGAGAACGACACGTTCGACACGCCGCCGCTCACCTTTGCGTACGGCAGGTTCTGCTTGATCCAGCGCGTGGCTTCGATGAAGTCCACGGCGTAGTTGTTGTGTTCTTCGATGCCGGTGGCCACCGCAAAGATGTTCGGGTCGAAGATGATGTCTTCCGGCGCAAAGCCAACCTGGTTCACCAGGAAGTCGTAGCTGCGCTTGCAGATCTCGGTCTTGCGCGCGTATGTGTCAGCCTGGCCTTGCTCGTCAAACGCCATCACCACGGCGGCCGCACCGTAGCGCTTGATGAGCTTGGCGTGGTGCGCGAACTGTTCTTCGCCTTCCTTGAGCGAGATCGAATTGACGATCGCCTTGCCCTGTACGCACTTCAGGCCCGCCTCGATCACCTCCCACTTGGACGAGTCGATCATGATCGGCACGCGCGCGATGTCGGGCTCCGAGGCGATCAGATTCAGGAAGCGCACCATCGCCGCCTTGGAATCGAGCATCGCCTCGTCCATGTTGATGTCGATGACCTGCGCGCCGTTTTCGACCTGCTGGCGCGCCACGGCCAGCGCCTCGTCGAACTGGCTGTTCAGGATCATGCGCGCGAACGCCTTGGACCCGGTGACATTGGTGCGCTCGCCGACGTTGACGAAGAGCGTGCTCTCGCCGATGTTGAACGGTTCGAGGCCGGAGAGGCGCATGGGGTGGTCGGTCATGATGGTGCGGGGTTCGGTCAGGCGGGGGCGTGTTCGCCCAGCTTCAACAGGTTGCCGTGCGGGTCGATCACGTAGAGCTCTTTCATGCCCCACGGACGCACCGCCGGCGGCGCGAGCTCCAGCCCGCGCGCGGTGAATTCTTCAAACAGGGCCTGCGTGCTGGGCACACGCAGGTAGCACGAGGTGTGCTCGGCAATGCGGCGGTCGTCGCACAGCCAGAAATGGATTTCGGCGCCATCGCGGCTGACGATCAGGTAGTCGTCTGCAATCAGCTCCTGCGTGAAGCCAAGCCGCTCCGTATAGAAGCGGGCTGACTCCGCCAGGTCCAGCGAGGCCAGCACGGGGATCGTGCTGTCGATGCGTGCGTTCATGTCAGGCGGCTTCAAGATACTGGCCCGGCCATGCGCGCGGCTTGCGGTTGGCCACGCGCTCGGCAATCGCCTTGATGTGCTCGGGCGTCGTGCCGCAGCAACCGCCCACCAAGTTCACAAGGCCGGCCGAGGCAAATTCGTCGACCAGGTTGGACGTGACGTCAGGCGTTTCATCGAAGCCTGTGTCGCTCATCGGGTTGGGCAGACCAGCATTCGGGTAGCACGAGACGGCCGTGTCGCAAATCTTCGCCAGCTCGGCAATGTACGGGCGCATCAGCGCAGCACCCAGCGCGCAGTTCAGGCCGAAGGTGATCGGCTTGGCGTGGCGCAGGCTGTTCCAGAAGGCCTCGACGGTCTGGCCCGAGAGAATGCGGCCCGAGGCGTCGGTCACCGTACCGGAGATCATCACGGGCACGCGCTCGCCGGTGTCTTCAAAGAGCTGATCGATGGCAAACAGCGCCGCCTTGGCGTTGAGCGTGTCGAAGATGGTTTCGACCAGGAACACGTCCGCGCCGCCTTCGAGCAGCGCCTTGCCCTGCTCGTAATACGCGTCGCGCAGTTGGTCGAAGCTGACGTTGCGGGCGCCCGGGTCGTTCACGTCGGGCGAGATGCTGGCGGTCTTGGGCGTCGGCCCAAAGGCGCCAGCCACAAAGCGGGGTTTGTCCGGCGTGCTGTATTTGTCGCAGGCTTCACGTGCCAGGCGGGCGGCCACCACGTTCATCTCGTAGGCCAGGTCCGCCATCTTGTAGTCTTCCTGCGCGATGGTCGTCGCACCGAAGGTGTTCGTTTCGATCAGGTCCGCGCCGGCCGCCAGGTACTGCTCGTGGATTTCACGGATGACGTCGGGGCGCGTGAGCAGCAGCAGCTCGTTGTTACCCTTCACGTCGATCGGGTGGTTGGCAAAGCGCTCGCCGCGGTATTGCGCCTCGGTCAGCTTGTAGCGCTGGATCATGGTGCCCATCGCGCCGTCCAGGATCAGGATGCGCTCGCGCAGCAGCGCGGGCAGGTTGGCGGCACGGGTGTAGGGCAGGGGCGCGGTCATGGGGAGGGACTCCGAGGTGCTGCGGCCGGTCAAATATTCAGAATTTGCGGCCAAAGGTGAATTTTACCAGTCGCATCAATGACTTGCCGCTGTTGTGGGCAATCGCGCTCCTATAATCCATGTCACGCCATTTGCCCGCCCTGCCGCCCGCCATGCAATTGCTCGATCCCGCAGACGCCCACGCCTTCCTGGAGCGCACGCCCGCCGCGCTTTTTGTCGACTGCCGCAGTGAAATGGAACACCTGTTCGTGGGTCATCCAGCCGGCGCCCATCACGTTGCATGGAACGACGGCCCGCATTGGGAAGTGAACCCCGAGTTCGTGCCAACCGTGCGCAAACTGACGGGCCACGGCGTGGAGCGCCCCGTCGTGCTGATCTGCCGCAGCGGCAATCGCTCAGCCGCTGCGGCGCACGCACTGGAAGAAGCGGGTTTCCGTGATGTCTATGTCGTGCGCCACGGCTTCGAGGGGGATCTGGACAGCACGCGCCATCGCAACACGCTTAATGGCTGGCGTCATGCTGGCCTGC encodes:
- the metH gene encoding methionine synthase, whose translation is MTDHPMRLSGLEPFNIGESTLFVNVGERTNVTGSKAFARMILNSQFDEALAVARQQVENGAQVIDINMDEAMLDSKAAMVRFLNLIASEPDIARVPIMIDSSKWEVIEAGLKCVQGKAIVNSISLKEGEEQFAHHAKLIKRYGAAAVVMAFDEQGQADTYARKTEICKRSYDFLVNQVGFAPEDIIFDPNIFAVATGIEEHNNYAVDFIEATRWIKQNLPYAKVSGGVSNVSFSFRGNDVVREAIHTVFLYYAIQAGMDMGIVNAGQLGVYENLDPELRDRVEDVVLNRRPDATDRLLEIADRYKGGGTKREENLAWRQEPVEKRLAHALVHGITDYVVEDTEEVRQKIFAAGGRPIQVIEGPLMDGMNIVGDLFGAGKMFLPQVVKSARVMKQAVAHLIPFIEEEKRQIAAAGGDVRSRGKIVIATVKGDVHDIGKNIVTVVLQCNNFEVVNMGVMVPCNDILAKAKVEGADIIGLSGLITPSLEEMAYVASEMQRDEYFRVKKIPLLIGGATTSRVHTAVKIAPNYEGPVVYVPDASRSVSVASSLLSDEGAARYVEELHADYDRIRTQHANKKATPMVSLAAARANKTKIDWSHYTPPKPKFIGRRVFRNYDLNELAQYIDWGPFFQTWDLAGKFPDILNDEIVGESARKVFSDGKSMLARLIAGRWLTANGVIALLPANTVNDDDIEIYTDESRSEVALTWRNIRQQSERPIIDGVMRPNRCLADFIAPKSTGIADYIGLFAVTGGIGVEKREKQFEADNDDYSAIMLKALADRFAEAFAECLHARVRRDLWGYAPDETLDNDALIREEYKGIRPAPGYPACPEHTVKRDIFRVLDAQEIGMNLTEALAMTPAASVSGFYLSHPDSTYFTLGKIGQDQVDDMIARSGEDRAFVERALAPNL
- a CDS encoding bleomycin resistance protein; the protein is MNARIDSTIPVLASLDLAESARFYTERLGFTQELIADDYLIVSRDGAEIHFWLCDDRRIAEHTSCYLRVPSTQALFEEFTARGLELAPPAVRPWGMKELYVIDPHGNLLKLGEHAPA
- a CDS encoding homocysteine S-methyltransferase family protein; translated protein: MTAPLPYTRAANLPALLRERILILDGAMGTMIQRYKLTEAQYRGERFANHPIDVKGNNELLLLTRPDVIREIHEQYLAAGADLIETNTFGATTIAQEDYKMADLAYEMNVVAARLAREACDKYSTPDKPRFVAGAFGPTPKTASISPDVNDPGARNVSFDQLRDAYYEQGKALLEGGADVFLVETIFDTLNAKAALFAIDQLFEDTGERVPVMISGTVTDASGRILSGQTVEAFWNSLRHAKPITFGLNCALGAALMRPYIAELAKICDTAVSCYPNAGLPNPMSDTGFDETPDVTSNLVDEFASAGLVNLVGGCCGTTPEHIKAIAERVANRKPRAWPGQYLEAA
- a CDS encoding rhodanese-like domain-containing protein, with product MQLLDPADAHAFLERTPAALFVDCRSEMEHLFVGHPAGAHHVAWNDGPHWEVNPEFVPTVRKLTGHGVERPVVLICRSGNRSAAAAHALEEAGFRDVYVVRHGFEGDLDSTRHRNTLNGWRHAGLPWEQC